In a genomic window of Suricata suricatta isolate VVHF042 chromosome 12, meerkat_22Aug2017_6uvM2_HiC, whole genome shotgun sequence:
- the RAB3D gene encoding ras-related protein Rab-3D, whose amino-acid sequence MASAGDPPTGPRDAADQNFDYMFKLLLIGNSSVGKTSFLFRYADDSFTPAFVSTVGIDFKVKTVYRHDKRIKLQIWDTAGQERYRTITTAYYRGAMGFLLMYDVANQESFTAVQDWATQIKTYSWDNAQVILVGNKCDLEDERVVPTEEGRRLADDLGFEFFEASAKENINVKQVFERLVDVICEKMNESLEPSSSPGSNGKGPALGDTPAPEPSGCSC is encoded by the exons ATGGCATCGGCCGGAGACCCCCCCACTGGCCCACGGGACGCAGCAGACCAGAACTTCGACTACATGTTTAAGCTGCTTCTCATTGGCAACAGCAGCGTGGGCAAGACTTCTTTCCTGTTCCGCTACGCGGACGACTCCTTCACGCCTGCCTTCGTCAGCACCGTGGGCATTGACTTCAAGGTCAAGACGGTCTATCGCCATGACAAGAGGATCAAGCTGCAGATCTGG GACACCGCGGGCCAGGAGCGCTACCGAACGATCACCACAGCGTACTACCGCGGGGCCATGGGCTTCCTGCTCATGTACGACGTTGCCAACCAGGAGTCCTTCACCGCTGTGCAGGACTG GGCCACACAGATCAAGACCTACTCCTGGGACAACGCTCAAGTCATCCTTGTGGGGAACAAGTGCGACCTGGAAGATGAGCGTGTTGTGCCTACTGAAGAGGGCCGGAGGCTCGCTGATGACCTTG GTTTCGAGTTCTTCGAGGCCAGCGCCAAGGAGAACATCAACGTGAAGCAGGTCTTCGAGCGCCTGGTGGATGTCATCTGTGAGAAGATGAACGAGTCCCTAGAGCCCAGCTCCAGTCCGGGCAGCAATGGGAAAGGCCCGGCCTTGGGGGACACCCCAGCCCCCGAGCCCAGCGGCTGCAGCTGCTGA
- the TMEM205 gene encoding transmembrane protein 205, whose translation MEEGGNPGSLTKMVHLLVLSGAWGMQMWVTFVSGFLLFRSLPRHTFGAVQSKLFPFYFHISMGCAFINLCILASQHAWAHLTFWEASQLCLLFLSLALSTINARWLEPRTTAAMWALHAVEKERGLGGEVPGSHQGPDLYRQLREQDPKYRVLRQTFFRYHGLSSLCNLGCLLSNGLCLAGLALGLRSL comes from the exons atggaggaaggtgggaaTCCTGGAAGCCTGACTAAGATGGTCCATCTACTGGTCTTGTCAGGTGCCTGGGGCATGCAAATGTGGGTGACCTTCGTCTCAG GCTTCCTGCTTTTCCGAAGCCTTCCCCGACATACCTTCGGCGCCGTGCAGAGCAAACTCTTCCCCTTCTACTTTCACATCTCCATGGGCTGTGCCTTCATCAACCTCTGCATCTTGGCTTCACAACATGCCTGGGCTCACCTCACATTCTGGGAAGCCAGCCAG ctctgcctgctgTTTCTGAGCCTGGCGCTGTCCACCATCAACGCCCGCTGGCTGGAGCCCCGCACCACAGCTGCCATGTGGGCCCTGCACGCGGTGGAGAAGGAGCGGGGCCTGGGTGGGGAGGTGCCTGGCAGCCACCAGGGCCCAGACCTCTACCGCCAGCTGCGAGAGCAGGACCCCAAGTACAGGGTCCTCCGCCAGACCTTTTTCCGTTACCACGGCCTGTCCTCCCTCTGCAATCTGGGCTGCCTCTTGAGCAATGGGCTGTGCCTTGCAGGCCTTGCCCTGGGCCTCAGGAGCCTCTAG